Proteins from a single region of Mucilaginibacter daejeonensis:
- a CDS encoding putative sugar nucleotidyl transferase: MPLILFDDNAHLTLRPLTFTRPVADLRIGILTIAEKWAKHLNDTFSFHTQPYLQGKFPVQVAQHNIFINGCICPDEHLLEAISALNTGDALYHHDQLVAVKLDESDAKSFDPMASFGTIKKHEHPVVSVHRPEDIFRKNDIELRRDFQLLTRSRTSATISSTNVILGDDFFAEDDAVAECSTFNTKNGPIYLGRNSEVWEGTHVRGALALCHDSQIKLGTKIYGATTIGPRCRVGGEINNAVLWGHTSKGHEGYLGNSVLGEWCNIGADSNNSNLKNNYSEVKLWDYSTEHYRRTGLQFCGLIMGDHSKCGINTMFNTGTVVGVSANVYGAGYPPNFVPDFSWGGADGFELYRMTKVYETVERVYSRRELVLDDTEKKLLQDIFDLTRSFRSFH; encoded by the coding sequence ATGCCTCTGATCTTATTTGACGATAACGCACATCTTACCTTAAGGCCATTAACGTTCACCCGGCCGGTGGCCGATCTGCGGATAGGCATCCTCACCATAGCCGAGAAATGGGCTAAACATCTAAACGATACCTTCTCGTTCCATACCCAGCCTTACCTGCAGGGCAAATTCCCCGTGCAGGTGGCTCAGCATAACATCTTCATTAACGGTTGCATTTGCCCCGATGAGCACCTGTTAGAGGCCATCAGCGCTCTCAACACCGGCGATGCCCTGTATCATCATGATCAGTTGGTGGCCGTTAAGTTGGACGAGAGCGATGCCAAAAGCTTTGACCCGATGGCCTCTTTCGGTACCATTAAAAAGCATGAGCATCCGGTAGTGAGCGTTCATCGCCCCGAAGACATCTTCCGTAAGAACGACATCGAGTTGAGGCGCGATTTTCAGCTGCTTACCAGGAGCCGTACCAGCGCTACCATCAGCAGTACTAACGTGATCCTGGGTGATGATTTTTTTGCGGAGGATGATGCTGTTGCCGAATGCAGCACCTTTAACACCAAGAACGGCCCGATCTATTTAGGCCGCAACAGTGAGGTGTGGGAGGGTACGCATGTACGCGGCGCACTGGCGCTGTGCCACGATTCGCAGATCAAGCTGGGTACCAAGATCTATGGCGCTACCACTATTGGCCCACGTTGCCGCGTGGGAGGCGAGATCAACAACGCCGTGCTATGGGGGCATACCTCCAAAGGGCACGAGGGCTACTTAGGTAACTCGGTGCTGGGGGAGTGGTGCAATATAGGGGCCGACTCCAACAACTCCAACCTCAAAAATAATTACAGCGAGGTAAAGCTTTGGGACTATAGCACGGAACACTACCGCCGCACAGGCCTGCAATTTTGCGGACTGATCATGGGGGATCACTCTAAATGCGGCATCAATACCATGTTCAATACGGGTACCGTAGTTGGCGTGAGCGCTAACGTTTACGGAGCAGGCTATCCGCCTAATTTCGTTCCTGATTTTAGCTGGGGCGGGGCCGATGGATTTGAGCTGTACCGCATGACAAAAGTTTATGAGACCGTAGAGCGCGTATATTCACGCCGCGAACTGGTGCTTGACGATACTGAAAAAAAACTACTGCAAGACATATTTGACCTTACACGATCATTCCGATCGTTCCATTAA
- the prmA gene encoding 50S ribosomal protein L11 methyltransferase yields the protein MNDHNMNYYELIFSLHDAEPHHQDLLIDELSTLGFDTFEETENGFKAYVKTDDYDRSAVDERLEFYSDMVNYTYEVNLIPQKNWNELWESNFQPIEVDGKVRVRATFHEADSSYPHEIIIDPKMAFGTGHHDTTCLVMQLMLENEMSGKKVLDMGCGTGILAILAAKLGAADVTAIDYDMLCYKSTFENTALNHVKGVHIICGSKEEIPDEEFDIILANINRNILVDQMQRYAEVLKPAGELYVSGFYESPDLAIIKAEAQSQGLEYVTHKASPGHWTAAKFIKA from the coding sequence GTGAACGATCATAACATGAACTATTACGAGCTGATATTTTCGCTGCATGATGCCGAGCCGCATCATCAGGACCTGTTGATCGATGAACTGTCGACCCTTGGGTTCGATACTTTTGAGGAGACCGAGAACGGCTTTAAAGCCTATGTCAAGACCGACGACTACGACCGCTCGGCCGTGGATGAACGTTTGGAGTTCTATAGCGATATGGTAAATTACACCTACGAGGTGAATCTGATCCCGCAAAAGAATTGGAACGAGCTGTGGGAAAGCAACTTCCAGCCGATAGAGGTGGATGGCAAGGTGCGTGTGAGGGCCACTTTTCATGAGGCCGACTCATCATATCCGCACGAGATCATCATCGATCCTAAAATGGCCTTTGGTACCGGCCATCATGATACCACTTGTTTGGTGATGCAGCTGATGCTGGAGAACGAGATGAGCGGCAAAAAGGTACTTGACATGGGTTGCGGAACAGGCATTCTGGCCATCTTGGCTGCCAAGTTAGGTGCAGCTGACGTGACAGCGATCGACTATGATATGCTGTGTTACAAAAGTACTTTTGAGAACACGGCGCTCAACCATGTCAAAGGCGTGCATATCATCTGCGGTTCTAAAGAGGAGATACCTGATGAAGAGTTCGATATCATCCTGGCCAACATCAACCGCAATATTTTGGTCGATCAGATGCAGCGCTATGCCGAGGTGCTTAAACCTGCCGGTGAGTTATACGTTAGCGGTTTTTATGAAAGCCCCGACCTGGCCATCATTAAGGCCGAAGCCCAAAGCCAGGGCCTTGAATATGTTACTCACAAGGCCAGCCCCGGTCATTGGACGGCAGCAAAATTCATTAAAGCATAA
- the tpiA gene encoding triose-phosphate isomerase: MRKKIVAGNWKMNLDYNEGLSLFSEIANMVKDEVTGQQQAVICSPFIHLHSLVQLAKGYDKIAVGAQNAHQNESGAYTGEVSAKMIRSTGAAYVILGHSERRQYFGEDNQLLAAKTDTVLKNGLKPIFCIGETLDEREAEQHFDVIKTQLQEGLFHLSTEEFGQVVLAYEPVWAIGTGKTATAEQAQEIHAFIREQIANQYNQQVADDTTILYGGSANPKNAPELFAQPDIDGGLIGGASLKSRDFLDIVKVFN, translated from the coding sequence ATGAGAAAAAAGATCGTTGCCGGAAACTGGAAAATGAACCTTGATTATAACGAAGGACTTTCGTTATTCTCGGAGATAGCCAACATGGTAAAAGACGAAGTGACCGGACAGCAACAAGCCGTGATCTGTTCACCATTCATACACCTGCACAGCCTGGTGCAACTGGCCAAAGGATATGATAAGATCGCCGTTGGCGCTCAAAACGCTCACCAGAACGAGTCGGGTGCTTACACTGGCGAGGTGTCGGCCAAAATGATCCGTTCTACCGGGGCGGCTTACGTGATCTTAGGTCACTCAGAGCGTCGCCAGTACTTTGGTGAAGATAACCAACTGCTTGCCGCCAAGACCGATACCGTGTTAAAGAACGGCCTGAAGCCGATCTTCTGCATTGGCGAGACCCTTGATGAGCGTGAAGCTGAGCAGCACTTTGACGTGATCAAGACCCAATTACAGGAAGGCTTGTTCCACTTGTCTACCGAAGAATTTGGTCAGGTAGTGTTGGCTTACGAGCCGGTTTGGGCTATTGGCACCGGGAAGACCGCTACTGCCGAGCAGGCTCAGGAGATACATGCCTTTATTCGCGAGCAGATCGCCAATCAATACAACCAACAGGTAGCTGACGATACCACTATCCTTTATGGTGGAAGCGCCAACCCTAAAAATGCGCCAGAGTTATTTGCTCAGCCTGACATTGATGGTGGTTTGATCGGTGGTGCATCATTAAAATCGCGCGACTTTTTAGATATCGTTAAGGTTTTCAATTAA
- a CDS encoding type B 50S ribosomal protein L31, whose protein sequence is MKKELHPSNYRLVVFKDMSNDYSFITKSCIDTRETVKWEDGNEYPLVKLEISHTSHPFYTGKMKLVDTAGRIDKFRSRYAKK, encoded by the coding sequence ATGAAGAAAGAACTGCATCCCTCGAACTATAGATTAGTGGTTTTTAAAGACATGTCTAACGACTACTCTTTCATCACTAAATCATGCATCGATACCCGTGAGACCGTTAAATGGGAAGACGGTAACGAATATCCACTGGTTAAATTAGAGATCTCGCACACCTCGCACCCGTTCTACACCGGTAAAATGAAACTGGTTGACACTGCAGGTCGTATCGATAAATTCCGCAGCCGTTACGCTAAGAAGTAA